The following are from one region of the Stanieria cyanosphaera PCC 7437 genome:
- the adhE gene encoding bifunctional acetaldehyde-CoA/alcohol dehydrogenase yields the protein MQVTNLEQLETLIQKVKQAQQQYLTYTQEQVDHIFKKAALAANSARIPLAKMAVAETEMGIVEDKVIKNHFASEIIYNKYKNAKTCGVIEEDKSFGFQKIAEPVGIIAGIVPTTNPTSTTIFKALIALKTRNAIIFSPHPRAKQCTIEAAKVVLEAAVAAGAPENIIGWIDEPTVPLSQALMQHSEIKLILATGGPGMVKAAYSSGHPSLGVGAGNTPALIDSSAHIKMAVSSIILSKTFDNGMICASEQSVVVVDDVYEQVKTEFITRGGYFVTPQEKDKLAQIIIVNGRLNSHIVGQPVSKIAQLAGFTIPEGTRVILAEVEEIGFNEPFSQEKLAPILAMYRAKDFNQAVDKAQQLVELGGRGHTAALYTSIFESEHIKQFEDQVQASRVLINTPSSQGAIGDLYNFRLDPSLTLGCGTWGGNSTSENVEPKHLLNIKTVAERRENMLWFRVPPKIYFKYGALPVAIRELAGKQRAFIVTDQPIYNLGMTNSLENVLDEIGLKYEIFYDVEPDPSLDTVMAGLALMNSFNPDVIIAIGGGSPMDAAKIMWLMYEHPEIEFEGLAMRFMDIRKRVYDLPPLGKKAILVAIPTTSGTGSEVTPFAVVSDRRNKIKYPLADYALTPNMAIVDPELVLHMPKSLTAYGGIDALTHALEAYVSVLASEYTNGLALEAIRLLFKYLPSAYQNGAKDPKAREKVHYAATIAGMAFANGFLGICHSMAHQLGGTFHIPHGLANALMISHVIRYNATDAPFKQATFSQYKYPNAKWRYSRIADYLGLGGNTEEEKTELLIQAVENLKRQLNIPLAMKDAINLNEAEFLVKLDEVADHAFDDQCTGTNPRYPLINDLKRLLTDAYYGEISTTSNGKTSSNGHQTEMAVMN from the coding sequence ATGCAAGTTACCAATCTCGAACAACTCGAAACCCTAATTCAAAAAGTCAAACAAGCTCAACAACAATATCTTACCTATACTCAAGAACAAGTCGATCATATTTTCAAAAAAGCTGCTCTAGCTGCTAACTCTGCCCGCATTCCGTTGGCAAAAATGGCGGTTGCAGAAACAGAAATGGGAATTGTCGAAGACAAGGTGATTAAAAACCATTTTGCTTCAGAAATTATCTATAACAAATACAAAAACGCCAAAACTTGTGGTGTTATCGAAGAAGACAAGTCTTTTGGTTTTCAAAAAATTGCTGAACCAGTAGGGATTATAGCAGGAATTGTCCCCACTACCAATCCTACCTCTACTACGATTTTTAAAGCTTTGATTGCCCTTAAAACTCGTAATGCTATTATTTTTTCTCCTCATCCTCGTGCCAAACAATGCACCATTGAAGCAGCTAAAGTTGTCCTCGAAGCAGCAGTCGCAGCAGGCGCACCAGAGAATATTATTGGTTGGATTGATGAACCAACCGTACCTCTCTCCCAAGCTTTGATGCAGCATTCAGAAATTAAGTTAATTTTAGCAACAGGTGGACCAGGAATGGTCAAAGCTGCATACTCTTCTGGTCATCCTTCTTTGGGAGTAGGTGCAGGTAATACTCCAGCTTTAATTGATTCTTCTGCCCATATTAAAATGGCAGTTTCTTCAATTATTCTCAGTAAAACCTTCGATAACGGCATGATTTGCGCCAGCGAACAATCGGTAGTCGTTGTAGATGATGTTTACGAACAAGTCAAAACGGAATTTATTACCCGTGGTGGTTATTTTGTCACTCCACAAGAAAAAGACAAATTAGCGCAGATAATTATCGTTAACGGGCGGTTAAATAGTCATATTGTTGGTCAACCAGTCTCGAAAATAGCTCAACTCGCAGGCTTCACAATTCCTGAGGGAACTAGAGTAATTTTGGCTGAAGTAGAAGAAATTGGCTTCAATGAACCTTTCTCGCAGGAAAAACTTGCTCCGATTTTAGCAATGTATCGTGCTAAAGACTTTAACCAAGCAGTAGACAAAGCCCAACAATTAGTAGAATTAGGTGGTCGTGGGCATACAGCAGCCCTTTATACTTCGATTTTTGAATCAGAACATATTAAACAATTTGAAGATCAAGTACAAGCTTCTCGTGTTTTAATTAATACTCCTTCTTCTCAAGGCGCAATTGGCGACCTATATAACTTTCGCCTCGATCCTTCCTTGACGTTGGGTTGTGGCACTTGGGGAGGTAATTCCACTAGTGAAAATGTTGAACCAAAACATTTGTTAAATATCAAGACAGTGGCAGAAAGAAGAGAAAATATGCTCTGGTTTCGCGTACCACCCAAAATTTACTTCAAATATGGTGCATTACCTGTAGCTATTCGAGAATTGGCAGGAAAACAACGAGCCTTTATTGTCACGGATCAACCCATCTACAATCTAGGAATGACTAATTCCTTAGAAAATGTCCTCGATGAAATTGGGTTGAAATACGAAATCTTTTATGATGTTGAACCAGATCCTTCCCTCGATACAGTGATGGCGGGTTTGGCACTGATGAATAGCTTCAATCCTGATGTCATTATTGCTATTGGTGGTGGTTCGCCCATGGATGCTGCCAAAATCATGTGGTTAATGTATGAACATCCCGAAATTGAATTTGAAGGGTTAGCAATGCGGTTTATGGATATCCGCAAGCGAGTCTACGATTTACCGCCTTTAGGGAAAAAAGCTATCTTAGTGGCTATTCCCACCACCTCTGGTACGGGTTCAGAAGTAACTCCTTTTGCCGTAGTAAGCGATCGCCGTAATAAGATTAAATATCCTTTGGCTGATTATGCCCTTACTCCCAATATGGCAATTGTTGACCCTGAATTGGTGTTGCATATGCCTAAGAGTCTCACTGCTTATGGTGGTATTGATGCTTTAACTCATGCTTTAGAAGCTTATGTTTCGGTTTTAGCTTCCGAATATACCAACGGACTAGCACTAGAAGCAATTCGTTTACTGTTTAAATATTTACCCAGTGCTTATCAAAATGGGGCAAAAGACCCTAAAGCTAGGGAAAAAGTTCATTATGCAGCCACCATAGCAGGAATGGCATTCGCCAACGGATTTTTAGGAATTTGTCATTCGATGGCACATCAGTTGGGAGGAACTTTCCATATCCCTCACGGTTTAGCTAATGCGCTAATGATTTCCCATGTCATTCGTTATAACGCTACCGACGCACCTTTTAAACAGGCAACTTTTTCTCAGTATAAGTATCCTAATGCTAAATGGCGTTATTCTCGGATTGCTGATTATTTAGGTCTTGGCGGTAATACAGAAGAAGAAAAAACCGAATTACTAATTCAAGCAGTAGAAAACTTGAAACGTCAGTTGAATATTCCTCTAGCCATGAAAGATGCAATTAACCTTAATGAGGCAGAATTTTTGGTTAAGCTGGATGAAGTAGCTGACCACGCTTTTGACGATCAATGTACAGGAACAAATCCTCGCTATCCTTTGATTAATGACCTGAAGCGACTTTTAACCGATGCTTACTATGGAGAAATTTCCACCACAAGCAATGGAAAAACAAGCAGTAATGGTCATCAAACCGAAATGGCTGTGATGAATTAG
- a CDS encoding O-antigen ligase family protein, which produces MLILPIIPALAALGLLIVLIRVWRKNFTQIIQNRLNWGWVIVSIGLLINPLMAEHSQEAWLGLANFLPFLGLFTAITCLIKDYHQLQRLAWLLILPSLPIVLLGSGQLFGNWSLPNLIGWELIPQGVPSGRMSSVFSYANFLAVYLLMTLIFSLGLWLETYQVWRIKLNPKNVWILLSVTLILLSNITGLIFTSSRNAWGIACLAGLAFAFYLGWRWLVWGIAGFAAVIGWASLGANFGGQWLRTIVPTFIWARLSDQMYPDRPIETLRITQWRFCWELIQQRPLTGWGIRNFTSLYQAKMNVWFGHPHSFLVMMLAETGIILTLLFLGLVGWVMFQATLLLKKSEEITQSERLILFTYILAFASCISFNLVDVTIFDLRMNIMGWIVFAAINGIVLQQRAIDLKTSNKSN; this is translated from the coding sequence GTGTTGATATTGCCGATTATTCCTGCTTTAGCAGCATTGGGATTATTAATTGTTTTAATTCGGGTTTGGCGCAAAAATTTTACTCAGATTATTCAAAATCGTCTCAACTGGGGTTGGGTAATTGTTAGTATCGGCTTATTAATTAATCCTTTAATGGCAGAACATTCCCAAGAAGCTTGGTTAGGATTAGCTAATTTTCTGCCTTTTTTGGGTTTATTTACGGCTATTACTTGTTTAATTAAAGATTATCATCAGTTACAGCGTCTAGCTTGGCTATTAATTCTTCCTTCTTTGCCGATTGTGCTTCTTGGTAGCGGTCAATTATTCGGCAATTGGTCACTTCCTAATTTAATCGGCTGGGAATTAATACCTCAAGGAGTTCCTTCAGGCAGAATGTCTTCTGTTTTTAGTTATGCTAATTTTTTAGCCGTTTATCTTCTGATGACATTGATTTTCAGCCTGGGACTATGGCTAGAAACTTATCAAGTTTGGCGAATTAAACTTAATCCAAAAAACGTTTGGATATTATTAAGCGTTACTTTAATTTTATTAAGCAATATTACAGGTTTAATTTTTACTAGTTCTCGTAATGCCTGGGGTATTGCTTGCTTGGCTGGTTTGGCTTTTGCTTTTTATCTGGGTTGGCGTTGGTTAGTTTGGGGTATAGCTGGTTTTGCTGCTGTGATTGGTTGGGCTTCCTTGGGGGCTAATTTTGGTGGTCAATGGTTACGAACAATTGTTCCTACGTTTATTTGGGCAAGATTATCAGATCAAATGTACCCAGACCGACCGATAGAAACTTTACGCATTACTCAATGGCGATTTTGTTGGGAACTAATTCAGCAACGTCCTCTCACTGGTTGGGGAATTAGAAATTTTACTTCTTTATATCAAGCCAAAATGAATGTTTGGTTTGGACATCCCCATAGTTTTTTGGTGATGATGTTAGCAGAAACAGGAATTATTTTGACCTTGTTATTTTTGGGTTTAGTAGGATGGGTCATGTTTCAGGCAACTTTATTGCTTAAAAAATCTGAAGAAATAACACAATCAGAGCGTTTAATTTTATTTACTTATATTCTTGCTTTTGCTAGTTGTATTAGCTTCAATTTAGTAGATGTAACAATTTTTGATTTAAGAATGAATATAATGGGTTGGATTGTATTTGCAGCAATTAATGGAATAGTTTTACAACAAAGAGCAATTGATTTAAAAACAAGTAATAAATCTAATTAA
- a CDS encoding serine/threonine protein kinase — protein MDNLPNFNQSGYQVVEELGRNREGGRITWKGIDLVSQETVVIKQFCFATFGSSWSGYKAYEQEINLLENLNHVGIPRYLGDFETENGFCLVQEYKNAQPLSVQKNLSLEKIKIITIKILEILVYLQQQTPPIFHRDLKPENILVDEELNVYLIDFGFAKVGSEAASTSSVFKGTPGFIPPEQIIKPTTATDLYSLGVTLICLLTQKSSFEIQSLATADNPYQLEFKSLLPPLNQKFINWLEKMVQPQSSKRFPNAASALAALQPLDLNYILQENLVKTTINRVIQLKKPLQLGLVTLTATSALAVIGIRLTVNQIELSISNIAIALLSGIVIIITQIAAVIISKNEPEIKNKTTFFAIMIPTVLVIIASLIMGTKEILAITAATTIAEIIILVYFLNQQLEINKFSLIATIFLGILFGIGLNLI, from the coding sequence ATGGATAATTTACCTAATTTTAATCAATCTGGTTATCAAGTTGTTGAAGAGTTAGGAAGAAATCGTGAAGGAGGCAGAATTACGTGGAAAGGAATCGATTTAGTTAGCCAAGAAACAGTAGTAATAAAACAGTTTTGTTTTGCTACATTTGGTTCAAGTTGGTCTGGGTATAAAGCTTACGAACAAGAAATAAATTTATTAGAAAACTTAAATCATGTTGGTATTCCTCGTTATTTAGGAGATTTTGAAACAGAAAATGGTTTTTGTTTAGTTCAAGAGTATAAAAATGCTCAACCTTTAAGTGTTCAAAAGAATCTCAGTTTAGAAAAAATTAAAATTATTACTATTAAAATTTTAGAAATATTAGTTTATCTTCAGCAGCAAACTCCTCCTATTTTTCACCGCGATCTTAAACCAGAAAATATTTTAGTAGATGAAGAATTAAACGTATATTTAATTGATTTTGGTTTTGCTAAAGTTGGTAGTGAAGCAGCTTCTACCAGTAGTGTTTTTAAAGGCACACCTGGCTTTATTCCTCCTGAACAAATTATCAAACCAACTACAGCTACAGATTTGTATAGTTTAGGAGTAACTTTGATTTGTTTATTAACTCAAAAATCGAGTTTTGAAATTCAATCATTAGCAACCGCCGATAATCCTTATCAATTAGAATTTAAATCTTTATTACCACCGTTGAATCAAAAATTTATTAATTGGCTAGAAAAAATGGTTCAACCTCAAAGCAGTAAAAGATTTCCTAATGCAGCTTCAGCTTTAGCAGCTTTACAACCTTTAGATTTAAACTATATCCTTCAAGAAAATTTAGTAAAAACAACTATCAATCGTGTTATTCAATTAAAAAAACCTCTGCAACTAGGATTAGTAACTCTAACAGCAACCTCAGCACTAGCCGTAATTGGAATCAGGTTAACAGTAAATCAAATCGAACTAAGTATTTCTAATATCGCGATCGCATTATTGAGCGGAATTGTAATTATTATTACTCAAATTGCTGCGGTAATTATTAGCAAGAATGAACCTGAAATTAAAAATAAAACAACTTTTTTTGCCATAATGATCCCTACTGTTTTAGTGATTATTGCTAGTTTAATCATGGGAACAAAAGAAATTTTGGCAATAACCGCAGCAACTACAATAGCTGAAATAATAATTTTAGTTTATTTTCTTAATCAACAACTTGAAATAAATAAATTTAGTTTAATTGCAACTATTTTTTTAGGTATTTTATTCGGAATCGGATTAAACTTGATTTGA
- a CDS encoding plasmid pRiA4b ORF-3 family protein — protein MTINLNRIDLIKDYDEAIAALEDYVSELVEELVQSPEGEAYLKAHPEMEEYVGSWIDHLLYFGYAYEAVTLPRMTKNSVETIITKLFPNKVSLLEPDQADSTIPELTAFWQFLQRAYQHPHAASILKFLKQIQPRFKAIMNDPNNFGMAKSFFMAGTAAGFDLTTEAGLKEFQEQYNQKIQQSNSNSSVPSGLELLLRNLPQSNTPQIISVKEELINLLGTLADEDEEDSATLAEESVDDYMNQFQASIWQSIAEELPPLSENAIALLKQQEITVTEPGTILQDFQTLLDFVGEKGISVSGKQHVLPMKSLAELNQRLSQPIQTDLKRPQQKSYPPINGLYLLLRASGLGKVVKQGKKSFLLLNQELLANWNSLNETERYFNLLEAWLIRAHEEMLGERRSPLNEGTKCIQYWARIPPKGEKFSSYSEQQSLNYWPEFHNLALMQLFGLIEIESGKPEVGKGWRVKKIKKLPFGEALMQVIVRAFVEQGMHWESEDNPFISFGEFQPALKSYFPQWQNNLTIPKLEFRSGVYIFKVYLDKIWRRIAISSQMTLAELSSLILESVDFDSDHLDMFRYKNQIGRTLEAYHPYANDSPTTNQIRIGDIPLEEGGSMTYIFDFGDWWEFEVQLEKIEAHDSQPDYEAIIDGYGEAPPQYPDFDED, from the coding sequence ATGACTATTAATCTAAATCGGATTGATTTGATCAAAGACTACGACGAAGCGATCGCAGCACTTGAAGATTATGTCAGTGAATTAGTTGAAGAATTAGTTCAATCTCCAGAGGGTGAGGCTTATCTCAAAGCACATCCAGAAATGGAAGAATACGTCGGTAGTTGGATCGATCATCTGCTTTATTTTGGTTATGCGTACGAAGCTGTTACTCTTCCCAGGATGACTAAAAACAGCGTTGAGACAATTATTACTAAGCTATTTCCAAACAAAGTTTCTTTACTCGAACCAGATCAAGCAGATAGTACTATCCCTGAATTAACTGCTTTTTGGCAATTTCTTCAGCGAGCTTATCAACATCCCCACGCAGCTTCAATTCTCAAATTTCTCAAACAAATTCAGCCTCGATTTAAAGCGATTATGAACGATCCCAACAATTTTGGGATGGCAAAGTCGTTTTTTATGGCAGGAACGGCAGCAGGTTTTGATTTGACAACCGAAGCAGGATTAAAAGAATTTCAAGAACAATATAATCAAAAAATTCAGCAATCGAACTCAAACTCTTCTGTTCCTTCTGGTTTGGAACTGTTATTGAGGAATTTACCACAGTCCAATACACCCCAGATTATCTCTGTTAAAGAAGAATTAATCAATCTGTTAGGAACTCTCGCCGATGAAGATGAGGAGGATTCGGCAACTTTAGCAGAAGAATCTGTTGATGATTACATGAACCAATTTCAGGCTAGTATTTGGCAATCTATAGCAGAAGAATTGCCTCCTTTATCTGAAAATGCGATCGCTTTACTGAAACAACAGGAAATTACAGTTACTGAACCAGGTACGATTCTGCAAGACTTTCAAACTTTGTTAGATTTTGTCGGAGAGAAGGGAATTAGTGTTAGTGGCAAGCAACACGTTTTGCCGATGAAGTCTCTAGCAGAATTAAATCAACGCCTGAGTCAACCAATTCAAACAGATCTCAAGCGTCCTCAACAAAAATCCTATCCACCTATCAACGGACTTTATTTACTCCTCAGAGCTTCGGGATTAGGAAAAGTTGTTAAACAAGGTAAAAAATCTTTTTTGCTTCTTAATCAAGAGTTGCTTGCTAATTGGAATAGTTTAAACGAAACAGAACGTTATTTTAATCTTTTAGAAGCTTGGTTGATTCGAGCGCATGAAGAAATGTTAGGAGAAAGAAGAAGTCCCTTAAACGAAGGAACTAAATGTATTCAATATTGGGCGAGAATTCCACCAAAAGGGGAAAAATTCAGCAGTTATTCAGAACAACAATCTTTAAATTATTGGCCAGAATTCCACAATTTGGCACTGATGCAGTTGTTTGGATTGATTGAGATCGAATCTGGTAAACCTGAAGTAGGCAAAGGTTGGCGAGTCAAAAAGATTAAGAAGTTACCTTTTGGTGAAGCATTGATGCAGGTAATTGTCCGTGCCTTTGTCGAACAGGGGATGCACTGGGAATCTGAGGATAATCCTTTCATTTCTTTTGGAGAATTTCAACCCGCATTAAAATCTTATTTTCCTCAATGGCAAAATAATTTAACTATTCCAAAGCTTGAATTTCGCTCAGGAGTATATATTTTTAAAGTTTACTTAGACAAAATCTGGCGACGAATTGCTATTTCTAGTCAAATGACTCTAGCAGAATTGAGTAGCTTGATTCTAGAATCAGTTGATTTTGACTCGGATCATTTAGATATGTTTCGGTATAAAAATCAAATTGGTCGTACCCTTGAAGCTTATCATCCCTATGCAAACGACTCTCCTACCACCAATCAAATTCGGATTGGAGATATTCCTTTAGAAGAAGGAGGTTCAATGACCTACATTTTTGACTTTGGAGATTGGTGGGAATTTGAAGTGCAGTTAGAGAAAATTGAAGCTCATGATTCCCAACCTGACTATGAAGCAATTATTGATGGTTATGGGGAAGCTCCGCCCCAATATCCTGATTTTGATGAGGATTAG
- a CDS encoding YaaW family protein has protein sequence MDELRAVLELATEEELQQITQILFCRRFNPLDYWQTPEPLEIQSQELNTWLDSLEQRFRYLAADGMTVLRGKTQEISYRKILIQVCHYLKIPYSQQMATTDIEAEIFLHLVEKTWKRLPSQEKRSLQGKVQQFLLQSNPPEPIPVQIQHDPLTIFLKGSSIVAVSSILKTWLLKQIARQFALHFASYQAAKTALIRGGAAAAASLEGQLVLQTAKKGMTATAARYGAVRTVFSLIGPMMWGWLIADLGWKAIATNYSRIIPIIFTLAQIRLTRGEYWAAAY, from the coding sequence TTGGATGAACTAAGGGCTGTATTAGAATTAGCTACCGAAGAAGAATTGCAACAAATTACGCAAATCTTGTTTTGTCGTCGCTTTAATCCCCTCGATTACTGGCAAACTCCTGAACCTCTGGAAATTCAGAGTCAAGAACTTAATACCTGGTTAGATTCTCTAGAACAAAGATTTCGCTACTTAGCAGCCGATGGCATGACTGTTTTGCGCGGTAAAACTCAGGAAATATCCTACCGCAAAATTTTAATTCAAGTCTGTCATTACCTCAAAATTCCCTACTCTCAGCAAATGGCTACGACAGATATAGAAGCTGAAATTTTTTTACATTTGGTAGAAAAAACTTGGAAAAGATTGCCTTCTCAAGAAAAACGTTCTTTACAAGGTAAAGTTCAACAATTTCTGCTTCAATCTAATCCACCTGAACCGATACCAGTTCAAATTCAACACGATCCTTTAACAATCTTTCTTAAAGGTAGTAGTATTGTAGCCGTCAGTTCGATCTTGAAAACCTGGTTACTCAAACAAATTGCCCGTCAATTTGCCCTTCATTTTGCTAGTTACCAAGCTGCCAAAACCGCTTTAATTAGGGGAGGTGCAGCAGCAGCAGCAAGCTTAGAAGGTCAATTAGTCTTACAAACTGCCAAAAAAGGAATGACAGCTACCGCAGCCAGATATGGCGCAGTAAGAACTGTTTTTAGCTTAATCGGTCCAATGATGTGGGGTTGGTTAATTGCCGATCTCGGTTGGAAAGCGATCGCAACTAATTACAGTCGGATCATTCCTATTATTTTTACTTTGGCACAAATTCGTTTGACCAGGGGAGAATATTGGGCAGCAGCTTATTAA